The DNA window ATCGCCGAAAGCGGATTGGCCGCCGCGTTCATCAGAAGCTTATTCCAAAGAGACGCCTCGGAATCCTTCACCACCTCGACCGGAAAACCCGTCTGCTTGAAGACTTCGGCCACTTCGAGGAATCCCGGCTCGTTCACATTGTCGAACTTGGCCAGCCGCAAGGCTCCGCTTCCGCCGGAAAACCGAATTCGATTCTCGGCCAGCGGCATCGAACTGTAGGGCAGGGATCCGCAGAAGATGCGCTCCTTTGCCACGACCTCTCCGATCACTTCCATGTTTCCCACACCGTTTTGGAAGGACCCTACGTAAGTCTCAGGCCCGACGACGTGATTAGTACAGTTCACGGCGGCCCTGGTGTCATACGTCTTCACGAACAACAGGAGCACATCGACGGCTCCCTCGAGCCGCGGCCCGAGCGTAATCGGCACCCGGACGTTTCGCTCCACGCCCTCCGGGTCCACCAGCCAGATCCCCTTGGAGCGGATAACACGAATCGTCTTTCGATTACGCTCCACCAGAGTCACATCTTGGCCGCTTTCCTTGAGCAAACAGGCGAACAAGCTCCCGAGGGCGCCCGCTCCGACGATGGCGATTCTCATCTTGTCACCTGCCCTTTCGATTACGCATCCGCGACCGACGACCGCTGCGTTTCTTCGAACCGGCGCAACAATTCGGCCCGCACAATCTTGCCGCTTGGATTCCGGGGCAACGAGTCGACCGCCTGCACATGCCTGGGGACCTTGAAGCTGGCCAACCGCTCCGAACAAAACCGGCGAATTTTCACGAATTCCATGGGCGCTCCCGCTTTGGGCACGACGAACGCAGCCACCACTTGGCCGCGCACCGGATGCGGCACACCGACGACTGCAGCGTCCTGAATATCCGGATGCGCGTACAGCACCTCTTCCACTTCCTGTGGATACAAATTCTCCCCGCCCGTGATGATGAGGTCGTCTTTCCGGCTCACGAGGAAAAGAAAACCTTCGTCGTCGAGATACCCCATGTCTCCGGTATGGAGCCATCCATTCACGATCTTCAGTACCGTCTTTTCCGGATCGCGATGGTACCCCTTCATGACATGCGCTCCTCGGCAGCAGATCTCGCCCACGGTCATCGGCCGAAGCGGACGGTGGTCCTCGTCAAGAATGGCGATCTCTACGCCACGGACAGCCTTCCCAACCGACCCGGCTTTACTGAGCGCATAGTGTGGTTCCAAAAAGCTGATTGCGGGGCAGGTTTCCGACTGTGCGTATGCGTTATAGAGAGCGGCGCCTGGGCAGACCTGGCTCAAACGCTTGATCACCTCCACCGGCATCGGCGCGGCGCCGTAGACCAAGGTGGTCAACGAGTTCAAATCGGATGGATCAGCCCCCTCGAGCAGGGTGATATAGATGGACGGAGTGGCGAACATCAGGGTGGGCCGGCATGCGGCGATGGCGGCCACCAGAGATTTCATTTGAAACGACTCCACCAGGACCGAGCTGCCCCCCGCCCGAAACAGAGTGACCACGAATGCATTGAAGGCATTGTGGAAAAACGGTGTGACCATCAAGGAGCGACTTTCGGAATCGATCCGCAGCGCCTCGATCCATCCGTCGATCGCGGCAAGGCAATTCCGGTGCGTACAGACGGCGCCTTTCGGTTTTCCCGTTGTCCCCGATGTATAAAACATCAGGGCCTCGTCTTCCGCCCGCACCACCACTCCGGGTTCCGTACGCGGATGACGCCCCAGCAACTGTCCGTATCGCGAGTCCTCCCCGTGGTCGAAGTCCGTCCGCATTCCAGGCCTCGGCGGCATGGACTCGACCCATATCACCCGTTCGAGGCCGAGAAGCTCCTGCTTGACAGGCGCAAGCACGTCCCGAAACTCCTCACCGAGAACCAACACCGCGGCATCCGAATGGTCGACGACGTAGCGCAACTCCTCCGCCTTGTATTTCACGTTAACCGGGACACAGACCGCGCCGGTCTTCAGGACGCCGAAAAAACACACAACAAACTCGACCCGGTTGCCGATGAGCAGCGCAACTTTGTCGCCGGGCTTTAGCCCGCCCGCCAAAAGACCGTTGGCGAACGCATTCGAGGCTTGATTGAGTTCCCGGTAGGTATACTGGGAATCTTTCGTCACGATGCAGGGGGTTTCGGGATAGGCAGCGGCGCTTTCAGGCAAGATCCCCGCCAACGTCGTTGCGGTACGTGAGATCTCAACCCGGTCGAGCACGCTCGGCTTCTCCTGCATCACGCCTCAGTGCGCGCCGATCCGGCGCGCGACTACCAGCACGGTTTTAGCCAACACCTTCACATCCAGCCGCAGGGAAAAGTTGCGGACGTAATGCATGTCGTAACGAATCCAGTCGTGAAAGGCCGCCTCGCTCCGGCCGTTCACCTGCCACAGCCCGGTAATGCCCGGCTTGACGCTCAGACGCGCATCGCGCCAACTGGGGGAGAATCGCATCTCTCCCATGGCAAGGGGGCGCGGCCCCACCAGGCTCATTTCGGAGCGCAGCACGTTGATCAACTGAGGCAATTCGTCCAGGCTCGAGGATCGTAAAAATCCGCCGACGCGGGTGACCCGAGGGTCTCGAGCCATCTTGAACATCGGCCCATCCACGCTCTTCTGCGCCCAGAGTTCGGCCTGCCGCGCTTCGGCATCCATCCGCATTGTTCGAAACTTGATCATGTCGAATTCCCGTCCCCCCAGCCCAGAGCGGCGCTGGCGGAAAAAGACGGGACCGCACGAATCCAGTTTGATGGCCAGGGCAATCAACAACAGGAGGGGCGAGACGGCCAACAAAATCAGTGCCGACACAACGACGTCAAAACTGCGTTTGCAACTCTTCCGGTAGTTACAGGTCACCGTCGCGGGCAACACACGTCGTCGCCGGGGCCAGGGATGCGCATTGTCGGCAATCGTCAACTTGGAGGCCGGTTGATCGCAGGTCACGACGCAGTCGCGAGTCCTTCCGTGCTCCTCGGTTCGATAGCCATCACCCACGACCGAGTACTCGATTTTGGACGCTCTCGCGACCACCACGGACTGTCCGAGAATACTTTCCCGGACCAAACTCCCCTCCGACACCCGCACTCCGTCCCCGATCACGGCCGGCCCAATCACATACGCGTCATCGGCGATCACACAATTTCGGCCAAGCACGACCGGTCCGATGACGTGCGCACTGGGTGACACCTGAGCATCCTTGTCGCACCACACGCGATCTCCGAGTGGGATGAAGCGGCTCTCGTCGAAGAGAGACTGATGCAGAACGATCTGATGCACTTTGAGGTATTCGCTCAGTCCATTGATCTCGGAATGAAAGCCGCGGATCGGCCGGAGATTGACCGCCAAGCCTTTGCCGGCGAGAGCCGGCAACAGTTGTTCCTTGATATCGACGTAACCTCGCGCCGCAATGTGTTCGAAAATTTCAGGCCGAAAGGCGTAAATCCCCGCAAACCGGTGCTGTTTTCGGCGATCACGAGAGGGGTGCAAGATTTCGAATCCCCTGATCAGCCCTTCCTCGTTAGAGAGCACATTCTCCAGCGGTTTAGGCTCCGGAACTTCGCGACCAAGGACCCCCAACGTGGCGATCCCCCCGACGGCAAGATGACTGCGCAGAAAACCCTTCAGATCAATCGAATTCAGGTAGAGATTCCCGTTCACGACGCAAAACGACTCTTTCCCGACGAACTCTTCACACTGTTTGATGCACCCGGCGGGACCGCGAGGAACGGTATCCACCACGTAATGAATACGGAGGTCCGAGCTCGATTCCTCGGACGCGAGAATCGCCTTCACGGAATCGACCTCCTGAGCCGCGATCGCAATCGCTACTTCAGAGATACCGTTCCGGCACAGCACATCGAGTTGATACGTGATGAGCGGGCGGTTCAAGAACGGGAGACAGGGCATCGAATGCTGAATGGGAAAGCAGTGTCGACTATGCCAACCAGCCAGCAAGATCGCCTTCATAGCACCGCAACTCTCAATCGTCGCACCCAACAAGACCTACGGTTTATACGTATACTTACATATATAGAACAAACCATGACGTAATCAGGCGCAGGATATTACCTAATGAACAGAAAGTAATGCTAGGGAAAAGTGGCTCTGGGCAACATCTTTTCGGTCACCGCCTTCAGCCACTTATCCACAGACTGCAAATCCATACAGTACATGTCGTAGCAGACACGATGACGATAAGACTTGTGTCAGATGACATCCATGAAGAACCATCGCCACAAGCTACCCTCAATTGTTTGTTACGTAGCAGGTGGCGGAACTGCCCTGAGACGAGCCAGGCGGCACGCAATCGTCGTGCCGTCGAGCATCGCAGCAGAGAAACTCCGCGGTGGCAGGGCACGCAGCTGTGCATCGTCCGTGGACAGCGCGGCGAAAAATCCCCGTCGCACTGTATGCTTTTGTGCTAACAGCTATCCGAATGGATACAGAAGAGAATTGCTCATGAGATCTGAGTCGTGAGCGGAAACAGAGGGATGTCACCACGTCCCGGCGAATCGGCCACGTGCATCCGGCCGGATCAGTCCGAGGTTCAGAGACGAACGGATGGAGACGGATGTCTGAAGCGAATCCGAATTCCGGAAGCCTTGGTCACCGATTATTGTTTGGCCCTGGCCTTTGCGAGTGCAAGGGCCATCGCGCCAACCGGCTTGGGAACGGCGCCAGACTGGCGAGGCGCGCTAGGAGCGCCAGACCGCTGCGCACCGGCAGCAGCCGCCGGCTGCAGTGCAGCACCGGCTGGTTCGGTCAACCGCATCGTCAAGGAGATGCGCTGGCGCTTTTGATCGACGTCCAGGACCTTCACCTTCACAACCTGACCGGGCTTCACTACTGAGTGCGGATCTTTCACGAAGGTGTTGGCCAGCGCAGAGACATGGACCAACCCATCTTGATGGACACCGATATCCACGAAGGCACCGAAGGCAGCGACATTCGTCACTACCCCCTCGAGCACCATGCCGGGTTTGAGGTCCGAGAGGGACTCCACCCCCTCTTGGAACGTGGCGGTCTTGAATTCCGGCCTCGGATCCCGGCCGGGCTTTTCCAACTCCGTCAGAATGTCGCGCACGGTCGGGAGCCCGAAGCTCTCGTCCACAAACTCCTCGGGCGCCAGGCCGTGCAACATCGCCGGCCTACCCATGATTTCGCCGATATCCTTTCCAAGACGCGAGAGGATGCGCTGCACGACCGGATAGGCCTCGGGGTGCACGGCCGACCGATCGAGTGGATTGTCGCCGTGGTTGATGCGCAAAAATCCAGCCGCCTGCTCGAAGGTCTTCTCTCCCACCCGCGGCACCTTCCGCAGCAAGGTGCGGTTGGCAAACGGGCCGTTGGCATCGCGGTAGTCCACGATATTCTTGGCCAGCACGCGATTGAGGCCCGACACTCGCGCCAGCAAAGCCGATGAGGCCGTGTTCACGTCCACTCCCACCGCGTTGACGCAATCTTCGACCGTGGCATCCAGCGACCTGGCGAGCGCACGCTGATTGACGTCATGCTGGTATTGCCCGACCCCGATCGACTTGGGATCGATCTTTACCAATTCAGCGAGGGGATCCTGCAACCGCCGAGCGATCGACACGGCCCCGCGCAGACTCACGTCCAACTCCGGAAACTCAGCCGCAGCAAGGGCCGAGGCGGAATACACCGATGCGCCTGCTTCGCTCACGACGATTTTGGCAAGCGTTCGCTCCGGCTGCTGATCGGCTACCAGCTTTACCAACTCGGCGGCCAGTTTATCCGTCTCCCGGCTGGCGGTGCCGTTGCCGATCGCGATCAATGCCACGCCATGCTGGACGACCAGACGGTTCAACGTCGCGAGAGCCCCTTGCCAATCGTTTCGAGGGAGATGCGGATAAATCGTGGTCGTCTCCAACAACTTGCCGGTCGCATCCACCACGGCCACCTTGCAGCCGGTGCGCAACCCAGGGTCCAAACCCAGGACGGCCTTGGGACCCGCCGGCGCTGCAAGCAGCAGGTCGTGCAAATTGCGGGCAAAAATCTTGATCGCCTCCGCTTCCGCAGCCTCGCGGACCTGAAGCAAGAGCTCCGTGCTCAAATGCAAGTGCGCCTTGACCCGCCAAGTCCAGAGACAGACGTCCGAGAGCCACTTGTCGGCCCGGCGGCCGCGCTGTTCGATTCCAAAATGCGCGGCAATCATCGCGACGCAGGGATGCGGCACCAGAGCCTCGCGTTCTTCGCCCAATCCCAGATCGATGGCCAGGACCCCCAGGGCTCGACCGCGAAACAGAGCGAGGGCACGGTGCGAAGGGATCATGCGGAGCGGCTCGGCGTGCTGATAATAGTCCCGGAATTTTTCCTCTTCCGCGCTCTCCTGGCCCTTCACCACGGTGGAAGAAATGACGCCCTGTTCCCATAGGTGGGTTCGCAGCTTCGTCAGCAGGTCGGCAGTCTCCGCGAATC is part of the Nitrospiraceae bacterium genome and encodes:
- a CDS encoding ketopantoate reductase family protein, whose protein sequence is MRIAIVGAGALGSLFACLLKESGQDVTLVERNRKTIRVIRSKGIWLVDPEGVERNVRVPITLGPRLEGAVDVLLLFVKTYDTRAAVNCTNHVVGPETYVGSFQNGVGNMEVIGEVVAKERIFCGSLPYSSMPLAENRIRFSGGSGALRLAKFDNVNEPGFLEVAEVFKQTGFPVEVVKDSEASLWNKLLMNAAANPLSAITGLSCREMLEDQHLQEIMSLAVREVAAVASAKGLAIDEANDPVRPLFRALQGIGPNKTTMLQDLERRGKTEIDSINGAVIREADRLGLSVPVNRLLFHLVQSLERRTLLTQAPHSSSGGAGTSSSYAVPAMRPPSTQRVDAEAKR
- a CDS encoding long-chain-fatty-acid--CoA ligase, with translation MQEKPSVLDRVEISRTATTLAGILPESAAAYPETPCIVTKDSQYTYRELNQASNAFANGLLAGGLKPGDKVALLIGNRVEFVVCFFGVLKTGAVCVPVNVKYKAEELRYVVDHSDAAVLVLGEEFRDVLAPVKQELLGLERVIWVESMPPRPGMRTDFDHGEDSRYGQLLGRHPRTEPGVVVRAEDEALMFYTSGTTGKPKGAVCTHRNCLAAIDGWIEALRIDSESRSLMVTPFFHNAFNAFVVTLFRAGGSSVLVESFQMKSLVAAIAACRPTLMFATPSIYITLLEGADPSDLNSLTTLVYGAAPMPVEVIKRLSQVCPGAALYNAYAQSETCPAISFLEPHYALSKAGSVGKAVRGVEIAILDEDHRPLRPMTVGEICCRGAHVMKGYHRDPEKTVLKIVNGWLHTGDMGYLDDEGFLFLVSRKDDLIITGGENLYPQEVEEVLYAHPDIQDAAVVGVPHPVRGQVVAAFVVPKAGAPMEFVKIRRFCSERLASFKVPRHVQAVDSLPRNPSGKIVRAELLRRFEETQRSSVADA
- a CDS encoding sugar transferase, coding for MKAILLAGWHSRHCFPIQHSMPCLPFLNRPLITYQLDVLCRNGISEVAIAIAAQEVDSVKAILASEESSSDLRIHYVVDTVPRGPAGCIKQCEEFVGKESFCVVNGNLYLNSIDLKGFLRSHLAVGGIATLGVLGREVPEPKPLENVLSNEEGLIRGFEILHPSRDRRKQHRFAGIYAFRPEIFEHIAARGYVDIKEQLLPALAGKGLAVNLRPIRGFHSEINGLSEYLKVHQIVLHQSLFDESRFIPLGDRVWCDKDAQVSPSAHVIGPVVLGRNCVIADDAYVIGPAVIGDGVRVSEGSLVRESILGQSVVVARASKIEYSVVGDGYRTEEHGRTRDCVVTCDQPASKLTIADNAHPWPRRRRVLPATVTCNYRKSCKRSFDVVVSALILLAVSPLLLLIALAIKLDSCGPVFFRQRRSGLGGREFDMIKFRTMRMDAEARQAELWAQKSVDGPMFKMARDPRVTRVGGFLRSSSLDELPQLINVLRSEMSLVGPRPLAMGEMRFSPSWRDARLSVKPGITGLWQVNGRSEAAFHDWIRYDMHYVRNFSLRLDVKVLAKTVLVVARRIGAH
- a CDS encoding RNA-binding transcriptional accessory protein, translated to MTTSSSVPANETAKMKIVQVIAKELAVVPAQVGAAVTLLDEGATVPFIARYRKEVTGNLDDTQLRTLEERLLYLRELEERRTAILSSIEEQGKLTDALRTAVEAAPTKAELEDLYLPYKPKRRTKAQIAREAGLEPLADSLLTDPTLDPQEEASKYIRVQPATEGGEGINLPDAKTALEGARDILVERFAETADLLTKLRTHLWEQGVISSTVVKGQESAEEEKFRDYYQHAEPLRMIPSHRALALFRGRALGVLAIDLGLGEEREALVPHPCVAMIAAHFGIEQRGRRADKWLSDVCLWTWRVKAHLHLSTELLLQVREAAEAEAIKIFARNLHDLLLAAPAGPKAVLGLDPGLRTGCKVAVVDATGKLLETTTIYPHLPRNDWQGALATLNRLVVQHGVALIAIGNGTASRETDKLAAELVKLVADQQPERTLAKIVVSEAGASVYSASALAAAEFPELDVSLRGAVSIARRLQDPLAELVKIDPKSIGVGQYQHDVNQRALARSLDATVEDCVNAVGVDVNTASSALLARVSGLNRVLAKNIVDYRDANGPFANRTLLRKVPRVGEKTFEQAAGFLRINHGDNPLDRSAVHPEAYPVVQRILSRLGKDIGEIMGRPAMLHGLAPEEFVDESFGLPTVRDILTELEKPGRDPRPEFKTATFQEGVESLSDLKPGMVLEGVVTNVAAFGAFVDIGVHQDGLVHVSALANTFVKDPHSVVKPGQVVKVKVLDVDQKRQRISLTMRLTEPAGAALQPAAAAGAQRSGAPSAPRQSGAVPKPVGAMALALAKARAKQ